A portion of the Cervus elaphus chromosome X, mCerEla1.1, whole genome shotgun sequence genome contains these proteins:
- the LOC122690624 gene encoding carboxypeptidase Q-like: MGAKSYPDADSFNTVAEITGSKYPEQVVLVSGHLDSWDVGQGALDDGGGAFISWEALSVIKDLGLRPKRTLRLVLWTAEEQGGVGSLQYYQLHKANSSNYSLVMESDLGTFLPSGLKFTGSNSARIIMEEVMSLLQPINITQVLKAGDGTDINSWIQDGVHGASLLDDLYKYFSFHHSHGDTMTVMDPKQMNLAAAVWAVVSYVVADLEEMLPRS, encoded by the coding sequence ATGGGGGCAAAGAGCTATCCAGATGCTGATTCCTTCAACACGGTGGCAGAGATCACTGGGAGCAAGTATCCGGAGCAGGTTGTACTAGTCAGTGGACATCTGGACAGCTGGGATGTCGGGCAGGGTGCCTTGGATGATGGTGGTGGAGCCTTTATATCATGGGAAGCCCTCTCGGTTATTAAAGATCTTGGGCTGCGTCCAAAGAGAACTCTGCGTTTGGTGCTCTGGACCGCAGAGGAGCAAGGTGGAGTCGGTTCCTTGCAGTATTATCAGCTGCACAAGGCAAATAGCTCCAACTACAGCCTTGTGATGGAGTCTGACCTGGGGACCTTCTTACCCTCTGGGCTGAAGTTCACTGGCTCTAACTCAGCCAGGATCATCATGGAGGAGGTCATGAGCCTGCTGCAGCCCATCAACATCACACAGGTCCTGAAGGCTGGAGATGGGACGGACATTAACTCCTGGATCCAAGATGGAGTGCATGGAGCCAGTCTACTTGATGACCTGTATAAATATTTCTCCTTCCATCACTCCCATGGAGACACCATGACCGTCATGGATCCAAAGCAGATGAATCTTGCTGCCGCTGTTTGGGCCGTTGTCTCTTACGTCGTTGCAGACTTGGAAGAAATGCTGCCCAGGTCTTAG
- the LOC122690406 gene encoding carboxypeptidase Q-like, whose translation MILGRRLPGKTMKFLLFIFVGVHLLPLASGKAIHGNGTSQRTFQEIKEEIAHYGDVAKAIINFTVYGKGQNRSYERLALLVDTVGPRLSGSKSLEKAIEIMQQNLQGDGLENVHLEPVKIPHWERGEESAVMLEPRIHKMAILGLGSSIGTPPEGITAEVLVVTSFDELQRRGPDAEGKIVVYNQPYTNYSAAVQYRMEGAVEAAKVGALASLIRSVASFSIYSPHTGIQEYQNGVPKIPTACITLEDAEMMSRMASRGNRIVILFYNPISPFGNGISIICYHMPIPQVYVGSRNLFFQFHRSPDGNYALGVELNG comes from the coding sequence ATGATTTTGGGAAGAAGACTGCCTGGAAAAACAATGAAGTTTCTTCTCTTCATATTTGTCGGTGTTCACCTTTTACCCCTGGCCTCTGGGAAAGCTATACATGGGAATGGCACCTCTCAGAGGACTTTTcaggaaatcaaagaagaaatagccCACTATGGAGATGTTGCTAAAGCAATCATCAACTTTACTGTTTATGGTAAAGGCCAGAACAGATCCTATGAGCGACTGGCACTTCTGGTTGATACTGTTGGACCCAGACTAAGTGGCTCCAAGAGCCTAGAAAAGGCCATCGAGATCATGCAGCAAAACCTGCAGGGAGATGGGCTGGAGAACGTCCACCTGGAGCCTGTCAAAATACCCCACTGGGAGAGGGGGGAGGAATCTGCTGTGATGCTGGAGCCGAGGATTCACAAGATGGCTATTTTGGGTCTTGGCAGCAGCATTGGAACGCCCCCAGAAGGCATTACTGCGGAAGTTCTAGTGGTGACCTCTTTCGATGAACTGCAGAGAAGAGGGCCAGACGCAGAAGGGAAGATCGTCGTTTACAATCAACCTTATACCAACTACTCCGCAGCAGTGCAGTACCGCATGGAGGGGGCGGTGGAAGCTGCCAAAGTGGGGGCTTTGGCATCCCTCATTCGGTCCGTGGCTTCCTTCTCCATCTACAGTCCTCACACAGGTATTCAGGAATACCAGAATGGTGTGCCAAAGATCCCAACAGCTTGTATTACGCTGGAAGACGCAGAGATGATGTCAAGAATGGCTTCTCGCGGGAACAGAattgtcattcttttttacaATCCAATATCCCCTTTTGGAAATGGAATATCTATAATCTGCTATCATATGCCTATCCCACAAGTGTATGTTGGGAGCAGAAACTTGTTTTTTCAGTTTCACAGGTCCCCAGATGGAAACTATGCCCTAGGAGTTGAACTTAATGGATGA